A single window of Leeuwenhoekiella sp. MAR_2009_132 DNA harbors:
- a CDS encoding SET domain-containing protein — translation MIHPHTEIRFINDQVGHGVVATQFIPAGTITWALDKLDREFTPSDFKQLDILYQNILETYTYRNKSGNLVLCWDNGRFVNHSFKSNCLSTAYDFEIAICDIHPGEQLTDDYGYLNVTEPFTGIDEGTERKTVFPDDLLKYSNVWDAQVKAVFSEITKVNQPLKNLISSSTWKTIEDIISHKKEMASIAENYYNPHVSVTI, via the coding sequence ATGATTCACCCACATACTGAGATCCGTTTTATAAATGACCAGGTAGGCCACGGCGTAGTTGCTACTCAATTTATACCCGCAGGAACAATAACATGGGCATTAGACAAACTCGATCGAGAATTTACACCTTCAGACTTTAAACAATTAGATATTCTCTATCAAAACATCTTAGAGACCTATACCTACCGAAATAAATCAGGAAATCTCGTGCTCTGCTGGGATAATGGCAGATTTGTAAATCACAGTTTTAAATCTAATTGTTTAAGCACAGCATATGACTTTGAAATAGCCATATGCGATATTCACCCGGGGGAGCAACTTACAGACGATTATGGCTATCTCAATGTCACAGAACCTTTTACAGGTATTGATGAGGGCACAGAACGTAAAACGGTATTTCCAGATGATTTATTAAAGTATTCTAATGTATGGGATGCACAGGTTAAAGCAGTATTTTCAGAAATAACCAAAGTCAACCAACCTTTAAAAAACTTAATTTCTAGTTCTACATGGAAAACGATAGAAGATATAATTTCACATAAAAAAGAGATGGCTTCAATCGCAGAGAATTATTATAATCCACACGTAAGCGTTACCATATAA